The following proteins come from a genomic window of Alnus glutinosa chromosome 10, dhAlnGlut1.1, whole genome shotgun sequence:
- the LOC133878935 gene encoding NAC domain-containing protein JA2-like — protein MSAFQPAGFRFCPSDEELVRDFLLKKVMGEELPWDGIGECDLYGEKPPWEICGDQEGEKVYFFAKLRKLSKNRVARTAGSGVWHENSSHDIYDEEGDVIGARKLFSFKVKDGSSMKRSDWVMHEFSLVGEHELSTNWVLCTLQKKGSESRIGIKRRCEDGSQQRKKICCEIVQCDGPQAKYGTPNTDLETHMEFCLPACDNPDSEFDLESFMNILPPEGGDLPLVTLEDFWTLEDFWDGDISTFFA, from the coding sequence ATGTCTGCGTTTCAACCGGCGGGGTTCCGCTTTTGTCCCAGCGATGAAGAGCTTGTACGAGACTTCTTGTTGAAGAAGGTGATGGGTGAAGAGCTTCCCTGGGATGGCATCGGTGAGTGCGATCTATACGGTGAAAAGCCTCCCTGGGAAATCTGCGGCGATCAGGAGGGTGAGAAGGTTTACTTTTTCGCGAAACTGAGAAAACTAAGCAAAAATCGAGTGGCACGAACTGCCGGATCTGGGGTTTGGCATGAGAACTCTTCTCATGATATATATGATGAGGAGGGTGATGTTATTGGGGCCAGGAAATTGTTTTCTTTCAAGGTTAAAGATGGCTCGTCCATGAAGAGATCCGACTGGGTAATGCACGAGTTTTCACTCGTTGGGGAGCATGAACTGAGTACCAATTGGGTCCTCTGTACCCTTCAAAAGAAAGGCTCTGAATCGAGGATTGGGATCAAAAGGCGCTGCGAGGATGGATCTCAGCAAAGAAAGAAGATTTGCTGTGAAATTGTTCAATGCGATGGGCCTCAAGCAAAATATGGAACGCCCAATACTGATTTGGAAACCCATATGGAGTTTTGTCTACCAGCTTGCGATAACCCTGATTCAGAGTTTGATTTAGAGAGCTTCATGAACATCCTGCCCCCGGAGGGTGGAGATCTGCCGCTTGTTACATTAGAGGATTTTTGGACATTAGAGGATTTTTGGGATGGTGACATAAGTACTTTCTTTGCCTAG
- the LOC133878937 gene encoding uncharacterized protein LOC133878937: MVVRCKSKDFVWLLGLITVFWWNLVERVKCYSTNAREKVKSDESFEKEARASASNVVEDTTTNSLRALFSSYGELEKAVAILDKQTGKSKGYGFVTFKHVDDALFALKEPSKLIDVGSARDWAQGCSIPVSQYGQLGSMGTYGRFPGGPPMGHHPLNSTALGGPGLSSVKEEK, translated from the exons ATGGTGGTACGGTGCAAGTCCAAagattttgtttggttgttgggCTTAATTACTGTGTTTTGGTGGAATTTGGTTGAGCGCGTTAAATGCTACTCTACAAATGCAAGAGAAAAAGTGAAATCTGATGAGTCCTTTGAAAAGGAAGCAAGa GCTTCAGCATCGAATGTGGTAGAGGACACCACAACTAACAGCCTCCGCGCCCTCTTCTCCTCCTACGGTGAGCTGGAGAAGGCCGTGGCCATCCTTGACAAGCAGACCGGTAAGTCCAAGGGCTACGGCTTCGTCACCTTCAAGCACGTCGACGACGCTCTCTTCGCCCTCAAGGAGCCCAGCAAGCTGATCGATGTTGGGTCAGCTCGGGACTG GGCACAAGGCTGTTCGATTCCAGTGTCGCAGTATGGCCAGCTGGGCTCGATGGGCACATATGGCAGGTTTCCGGGTGGGCCACCGATGGGGCATCATCCATTGAACTCGACGGCATTGGGAGGGCCAGGGTTGTCGTcggtaaaagaagaaaagtga
- the LOC133878938 gene encoding non-specific lipid-transfer protein 1-like: MAGSVVLKLTCLVLACMAASAPIATKADIACNKVLSDLIPCVSYVVSGGPVPAACCSGIKSLKDVTKTTADRQSACKCVKQAISGIPYTDYNIGLAAGLPNKCGVNLIFKINPSADCNKYDWLSLSLAAFSYA, translated from the coding sequence ATGGCTGGCTCTGTTGTCCTCAAGCTGACTTGCTTGGTGCTGGCGTGCATGGCGGCAAGCGCACCCATTGCCACCAAAGCAGATATTGCATGCAACAAGGTGCTGAGTGACCTGATCCCATGTGTTTCTTATGTAGTCAGTGGTGGGCCTGTGCCGGCCGCTTGCTGCAGCGGGATCAAGTCCCTCAAAGATGTGACTAAGACCACGGCGGACCGCCAGAGCGCTTGTAAGTGTGTGAAGCAAGCTATTAGCGGGATTCCGTACACTGATTATAATATTGGTCTAGCAGCTGGACTTCCTAACAAGTGCGGGGTTAACCTCATTTTCAAGATCAACCCCTCTGCAGATTGCAACAAGTATGActggctttctctctctctagcagCATTTTCTTATGCATGA